Proteins encoded in a region of the Shewanella polaris genome:
- the dsbC gene encoding bifunctional protein-disulfide isomerase/oxidoreductase DsbC, with translation MKLTKALALVASLIIAPIVSAAPATDVSNESALKQKLTETLGVNVTLIQQSPVDGLYQALTDRGVLYVTKDGAKLFHGNLYDMDKGMKNLTEAALAGPRIKLLKPFEDDMLVYKAKNEKHVVTVFTDVDCGYCRKLHNQMQGYNDLGITIRYLAFPRAGIPSANADEMQAVWCAKDPLKAMTEAKNGGNVKAASCGIDIAAQYKLGVSFGVNGTPALILENGVMVPGYQAPAELLNTIESNL, from the coding sequence ATGAAGTTAACCAAAGCATTAGCCCTTGTTGCCAGCCTTATTATCGCTCCTATAGTGTCTGCGGCACCTGCGACCGATGTCTCCAATGAATCAGCACTAAAGCAAAAACTCACTGAGACCTTGGGTGTCAACGTGACATTAATTCAACAATCTCCAGTTGATGGTTTATATCAAGCACTGACCGACCGTGGCGTATTATATGTAACTAAAGATGGCGCCAAGCTATTTCATGGCAATTTGTATGATATGGACAAAGGCATGAAAAACTTAACTGAGGCAGCATTAGCTGGACCTCGTATTAAATTACTCAAGCCATTTGAAGATGATATGTTGGTTTACAAAGCCAAAAATGAAAAGCATGTTGTTACCGTATTTACCGATGTTGATTGCGGCTATTGCCGTAAGTTACACAATCAAATGCAAGGTTATAATGATTTAGGCATTACTATTCGCTATTTAGCTTTCCCTCGTGCGGGTATTCCTTCTGCTAATGCTGATGAGATGCAAGCAGTATGGTGTGCCAAAGATCCTTTAAAAGCGATGACAGAAGCTAAAAACGGTGGCAATGTTAAAGCGGCTAGTTGTGGTATTGATATTGCTGCGCAGTATAAGTTAGGTGTGTCGTTTGGTGTTAACGGCACACCAGCATTGATTTTAGAAAATGGTGTTATGGTACCTGGCTATCAAGCTCCGGCAGAGTTATTAAATACTATCGAATCAAATTTATAA
- the xerD gene encoding site-specific tyrosine recombinase XerD, protein MAKLAYQPNPLINQFIDDVWSTNGLSNNTLVSYRTDLQNLDRYVLAKGLNLLQVDQGVLRDYLAVRFDKNFAKSSTARLLSSLRRFYAYLLVKQKISQDPTALIKSPKLARQLPDTLSEAQIDSLLSEPNTEEAIEHRDKAMLELLYATGLRVTELVSLTMEQISLRQGLVRVMGKGGKERLVPLGELAIAEVEQYIKFARGELLSMKQSDVLFPSRRGQMMTRQTFWHRIKLYAARAGIQCHLSPHTLRHAFATHLLNHGADLRVVQLLLGHSDLSTTQIYTHVAKVRLQQLHSQHHPRG, encoded by the coding sequence TTGGCCAAACTTGCTTATCAACCGAATCCTTTAATTAACCAGTTTATTGATGACGTATGGTCAACTAATGGGTTAAGTAATAATACCTTGGTATCCTATCGTACAGACTTACAAAATTTAGATCGTTATGTTTTGGCCAAAGGGCTGAATTTGCTGCAAGTCGATCAGGGAGTACTGCGTGATTATCTCGCTGTACGTTTTGATAAAAACTTTGCTAAAAGTAGTACCGCAAGATTACTCAGTAGTTTACGGCGTTTTTATGCTTACTTATTGGTTAAGCAGAAAATTAGCCAAGATCCAACTGCATTAATTAAGTCTCCTAAGTTAGCTCGTCAATTGCCGGATACATTGTCAGAGGCGCAAATCGACAGTTTATTATCCGAGCCAAATACCGAAGAAGCCATTGAGCATCGCGATAAAGCGATGTTGGAACTCTTGTATGCGACCGGATTACGAGTAACTGAATTGGTGAGTTTAACCATGGAACAAATTAGTTTGCGTCAAGGCTTGGTTCGGGTCATGGGTAAGGGAGGAAAAGAGCGTTTGGTTCCGTTGGGTGAGCTTGCCATCGCGGAGGTTGAACAATATATTAAGTTTGCTCGTGGTGAGTTATTGAGTATGAAGCAGTCAGATGTGTTGTTTCCGTCACGTCGCGGACAAATGATGACTCGACAAACCTTTTGGCATCGAATTAAATTGTATGCGGCCAGAGCGGGTATTCAATGTCATTTATCACCACATACCTTACGCCATGCTTTTGCTACCCATTTATTGAATCACGGTGCGGATCTTAGGGTTGTACAACTTTTATTGGGACATAGTGATTTATCAACTACACAAATATATACTCACGTAGCAAAAGTGCGTTTACAACAGTTACATAGTCAGCATCATCCGCGAGGGTAA
- the brnQ gene encoding branched-chain amino acid transport system II carrier protein has product MQTTKMSVTDTLGLGFMTFAFFLGAGNLIFPPFAGMLAGENMSFAMLGFLITAVGMPLIGLIAVAKANGKVMALLPAFAATALAIAIYIIIGPAFAAPRTALVAFEIGARPFISNPDTLMMLGGKEFSIAQLIFTLVFFSIVMFLSLFPGKLLDSVGKILTPVLILLLVGLACSVIIIPGAEVNTPVGEYINNPLTKGIIEGYNTMDTLASLMFGMLIIDLLRKKGVNDLADQTKYLVRAAFIAAGGLGFVYVSLFYLGASAGDFAIGADNGGQILTNYVTHHFGGIGSLMLSTVVTLACLTTAIGLVTACSEFFNELMPSLSYKLLVVVLSVICATVANVGLTQLISISIPVLMTIYPVAIALVLVTFLTERFARPEFSHRLVLSVALFFGIFDGLKTAGMDMSFLDFLPLHAEGMAWLLPTTLTAIVCLFLPKKMDNKAVV; this is encoded by the coding sequence GTGCAAACAACCAAAATGAGTGTGACAGATACGCTAGGGTTAGGGTTTATGACCTTTGCGTTTTTTTTAGGTGCGGGTAACTTAATTTTCCCACCTTTTGCTGGCATGCTTGCTGGCGAGAATATGTCCTTTGCGATGTTAGGTTTCTTAATTACCGCTGTGGGTATGCCATTGATTGGCTTAATCGCTGTTGCCAAAGCTAATGGTAAAGTGATGGCATTATTACCAGCATTTGCAGCAACGGCGTTAGCTATTGCTATTTACATTATCATCGGCCCTGCATTTGCTGCCCCGCGTACTGCTTTGGTGGCGTTTGAAATAGGAGCAAGGCCTTTTATCAGTAACCCTGACACATTGATGATGTTAGGCGGAAAAGAGTTCAGTATTGCGCAACTTATTTTTACGCTAGTGTTTTTCTCTATCGTGATGTTTCTCTCTTTATTTCCAGGCAAGTTGCTCGATAGCGTGGGCAAAATACTTACGCCGGTATTGATTTTATTATTGGTGGGTTTAGCCTGCTCAGTGATTATTATTCCTGGCGCAGAGGTGAATACGCCTGTCGGTGAGTATATTAATAACCCATTAACCAAAGGCATTATTGAAGGTTATAACACCATGGATACCTTGGCATCTTTGATGTTTGGTATGTTAATTATCGATTTATTACGCAAAAAAGGCGTTAACGATCTAGCAGATCAAACTAAATATTTAGTGCGTGCTGCATTCATCGCTGCTGGTGGTTTAGGTTTTGTGTATGTTTCGTTGTTTTATCTTGGTGCTTCTGCTGGTGATTTTGCTATTGGTGCAGATAATGGCGGACAAATTTTAACAAACTATGTGACTCATCATTTTGGCGGAATCGGCTCGTTAATGTTGTCAACGGTTGTGACGCTAGCATGTTTAACTACTGCGATTGGTTTGGTGACGGCATGTTCTGAGTTCTTCAATGAGTTAATGCCAAGCTTGTCTTATAAGTTGCTGGTAGTGGTGCTAAGTGTGATTTGTGCCACTGTTGCAAACGTTGGCCTAACGCAGCTAATTAGTATCAGTATTCCTGTGCTAATGACCATTTACCCCGTTGCGATTGCATTGGTATTGGTGACTTTTTTAACAGAACGCTTTGCTCGACCAGAGTTCTCCCATCGTCTAGTACTTAGTGTTGCACTCTTTTTTGGTATTTTCGATGGTTTAAAAACGGCTGGTATGGACATGAGTTTCCTTGATTTTCTGCCATTGCATGCAGAGGGAATGGCTTGGTTGCTACCTACAACATTGACTGCAATTGTTTGTTTGTTTTTACCTAAAAAAATGGATAATAAAGCGGTTGTTTAA
- a CDS encoding tRNA1(Val) (adenine(37)-N6)-methyltransferase → MSFTFKQFHIDDKECGMAVSTDAVLLGAWAELTQSSYILDIGAGSGLLSLMAAQRSPHHTSIIAVEIDNAAAKACQFNIKQSPWSETVQLFHGAIQDFQQQHNNNDEPLFDHIICNPPYFEQGTQAKNNARADARHTNTLSFAELQSVISQLLAPQGTASVILPRQSLTSFTQQLSAYSLFVAKQFDIISIEGKVANRSILAIQHKPITSEPPTLANPAVETQHHQMTIRDKQGRYSETMIDLCRPFYLKL, encoded by the coding sequence ATGTCTTTTACGTTTAAACAATTTCATATCGATGATAAAGAATGTGGTATGGCTGTGAGTACTGATGCGGTTTTACTCGGTGCATGGGCTGAATTGACACAATCTAGTTATATTCTAGATATTGGTGCAGGAAGCGGTTTGCTCAGCTTAATGGCAGCACAACGAAGCCCTCACCACACCAGTATTATTGCAGTAGAAATAGACAATGCTGCAGCAAAGGCTTGCCAATTTAATATTAAGCAAAGCCCTTGGTCAGAGACAGTGCAACTATTTCACGGTGCTATTCAAGACTTTCAACAGCAACACAATAACAATGATGAGCCATTATTCGACCATATTATTTGTAACCCCCCCTACTTTGAGCAGGGTACTCAGGCCAAAAACAACGCGCGAGCAGATGCAAGACACACCAACACCTTGTCATTCGCTGAATTACAAAGCGTGATCAGCCAATTACTGGCGCCTCAAGGCACGGCAAGTGTTATTTTACCACGGCAAAGTTTAACCAGTTTTACTCAACAACTCAGCGCTTATAGTCTATTTGTTGCAAAGCAGTTTGATATCATTAGCATTGAGGGAAAGGTAGCTAACAGATCAATATTGGCAATCCAGCACAAGCCAATAACAAGCGAACCGCCAACACTAGCTAATCCAGCTGTTGAAACCCAGCACCACCAGATGACGATCCGCGATAAACAAGGACGATACAGCGAAACAATGATAGATTTATGTCGCCCATTCTACTTAAAGCTTTAG
- the srmB gene encoding ATP-dependent RNA helicase SrmB, translating to MQFEDFQLDPSLLESLKAMGHNTPTTIQQQTIPLAMDQRDILARAPTGTGKTASFLLPALQHLIDFPRRFEGQARILVLTPTRELASQIHRYASHLATGLDLNIVIITGGVPYGPQEEALENNVDLLIATPGRLMEYLDKDKFDATEVEILIIDEADRMLDMGFSSVVQSIAIEAQGRKQNMLFSATLEGNGVNRFARELLNDPIMVDVEAPRSEKAKVHQWIHLADDQAHKFALLCHILQQENVKRTIVFVKTREMVASLEGLLLKANIPCAFMRGDMEQKKRFQALGRFSKGEVNVLLATDVAARGIDVDDITHVINFDMPRSADAYVHRIGRTARAGAKGTAISLVEAHDMRIISKIERYIELPLKRRVIEELRPKHKEAKVPGKKKANAKDARVKSKKYKKK from the coding sequence ATGCAATTTGAAGATTTCCAGCTCGACCCTAGCTTATTAGAGTCACTCAAGGCCATGGGACACAACACCCCTACCACCATTCAGCAGCAAACCATTCCATTGGCCATGGATCAGCGGGATATTTTAGCGCGTGCGCCAACCGGCACGGGAAAAACGGCCAGCTTTTTACTGCCCGCATTGCAACATTTAATCGATTTCCCGCGTCGTTTTGAAGGTCAAGCACGTATTTTAGTGCTAACACCAACTCGCGAATTAGCCAGTCAAATTCATCGTTACGCCAGCCATTTAGCCACTGGACTCGATCTTAATATCGTCATTATTACTGGCGGTGTGCCATATGGCCCACAAGAAGAAGCATTAGAAAATAACGTCGACTTGTTAATCGCCACCCCGGGTCGATTAATGGAATACTTAGACAAAGATAAATTTGACGCCACTGAAGTTGAAATTTTAATCATTGATGAAGCTGACCGTATGCTTGATATGGGATTTTCATCAGTGGTGCAATCTATTGCCATTGAAGCTCAAGGTCGCAAACAGAATATGTTGTTTTCTGCCACGCTTGAAGGCAATGGTGTAAACCGATTTGCTCGTGAATTGTTAAACGATCCAATCATGGTAGATGTAGAAGCACCACGCAGTGAAAAAGCCAAAGTGCATCAATGGATTCACTTAGCTGATGATCAAGCGCATAAATTTGCATTGTTATGCCATATTCTTCAACAAGAAAATGTTAAACGCACCATAGTGTTTGTAAAAACACGCGAAATGGTTGCTAGTTTGGAAGGGTTACTACTAAAAGCCAATATTCCTTGTGCATTTATGCGTGGCGATATGGAACAGAAAAAACGCTTCCAAGCACTTGGGCGTTTTTCTAAAGGCGAAGTCAATGTGTTATTGGCTACCGATGTAGCAGCTCGAGGAATTGATGTTGATGATATTACCCATGTGATTAACTTTGACATGCCCCGCTCTGCTGATGCGTACGTCCATCGAATTGGCCGCACTGCACGCGCAGGCGCCAAAGGAACCGCAATCTCATTGGTTGAAGCACACGATATGCGGATTATCTCTAAAATCGAACGTTATATTGAGTTGCCACTTAAACGCCGTGTCATTGAAGAGCTCCGCCCTAAACACAAAGAAGCCAAAGTGCCAGGTAAGAAAAAAGCGAATGCCAAAGATGCTCGAGTGAAATCGAAAAAGTATAAGAAAAAATAA
- a CDS encoding efflux RND transporter periplasmic adaptor subunit encodes MIKIILRRLSPLLIIAVFVAAAMLLISTQEAPEQKDEPVSVPIIDVQTVTPQTLSLNLPSYGVVNPKYKTQLVTEVQGRMLNISANFVAGGVVKKGEQLAIIEPSDYEADLIQAEATLAQATAELNEEKARGVVAKIEFKDFGNGLPPELGLRIPQLKKEQANVKYAEAALARAQRNLARTVIRAPFDGIIKARNVDLGQYVTLGTNLGELYDTSIAEIRLPLANEDLAYLESVDNPETGVTLTALLAGKQVSWKGNIVRSENVIDEETRMVYLVAEIRDPYLRKNKTEGQLPLKYGSFVNAIITGRTVNDVVKLPRHVVRNGQVAVVGADNIIEIRPVNIIRSDIDTIYIQGSFKANERVSTTSINSLNSGQVIKVLGEETKTEPVDTDTQAATTAGE; translated from the coding sequence ATGATAAAAATAATACTTAGAAGATTGTCACCACTCCTGATTATTGCCGTGTTTGTTGCCGCAGCCATGTTGCTTATCAGCACGCAAGAAGCTCCCGAGCAAAAAGATGAACCCGTCAGTGTACCGATTATTGACGTGCAAACCGTCACACCACAAACCTTATCGCTTAATTTACCGTCGTACGGCGTAGTTAACCCTAAATATAAAACTCAGCTAGTCACCGAAGTCCAAGGGCGAATGCTGAATATTTCAGCCAATTTTGTTGCCGGTGGCGTGGTTAAAAAAGGCGAACAACTGGCCATTATCGAACCATCAGATTACGAAGCCGATCTCATTCAGGCAGAAGCGACATTGGCACAAGCAACGGCCGAATTAAATGAAGAAAAAGCCCGTGGCGTCGTCGCAAAAATTGAATTTAAAGATTTTGGTAACGGTTTACCGCCAGAACTGGGATTACGCATTCCTCAGCTGAAAAAAGAACAAGCCAACGTCAAATACGCCGAAGCTGCTTTAGCCCGCGCACAACGTAACCTAGCGCGTACGGTTATCCGCGCCCCCTTTGACGGCATCATTAAGGCCCGCAATGTCGACTTAGGTCAGTATGTTACGTTAGGCACAAACCTCGGTGAGCTATACGACACCAGTATTGCCGAAATAAGATTGCCATTAGCAAATGAAGATCTCGCTTATTTAGAGTCTGTCGATAACCCTGAAACTGGAGTCACGCTTACGGCATTGCTAGCAGGTAAACAAGTCTCTTGGAAAGGCAACATCGTGCGCAGCGAAAATGTCATCGACGAAGAGACTCGCATGGTGTATTTAGTAGCAGAAATTCGTGATCCATATTTGCGCAAAAACAAAACCGAAGGTCAATTACCCTTAAAATATGGCAGTTTTGTTAATGCAATCATCACAGGTCGAACCGTTAATGATGTGGTAAAACTACCTCGACATGTAGTGCGCAATGGTCAGGTTGCCGTAGTGGGTGCAGATAACATTATTGAAATTCGCCCAGTGAATATTATTCGCTCAGACATTGATACCATTTATATTCAAGGCAGTTTCAAAGCAAATGAGCGTGTATCAACCACTAGCATTAACAGCTTGAATTCTGGACAAGTCATCAAAGTATTGGGTGAAGAAACCAAGACTGAGCCAGTCGATACTGACACCCAAGCCGCTACGACTGCAGGTGAATAA